One part of the Arabidopsis thaliana chromosome 4, partial sequence genome encodes these proteins:
- the KUP9 gene encoding K+ uptake permease 9 has protein sequence MAERVEASSVPEGENTIEEREVGAMWELEQKLDQPMDEEANKLNNMYREKGLSMLMLLRLSFQSLGIVYGDLGTSPLYVFYNTFPDGIDDSEDVIGALSLIIYSLLLIPLIKYVFIVCKANDNGQGGTLAIYSLLCRHAKVKLIPNQHRSDEDLTTYSRTVSAEGSFAAKTKKWLEGKEWRKRALLVVVLLGTCMMIGDGILTPAISGKASLLFFFLRLTKKDDNSLQNHLLTVLSATGGIKVNNPKMSGDIVVLVAIVILIGLFSMQHYGTDKVGWLFAPIVLIWFLFIGATGMYNICKYDTSVLKAFSPTYIYLYFKRRGRDGWISLGGILLSITGTEALYADIAYFPLLAIQLAFTFFVFPCLLLAYCGQAAYLVIHKEHYQDAFYASIPDSVYWPMFIVATGAAIVGSQATISGTYSIVKQAVAHGCFPRVKIVHTSKKFLGQIYCPDINWILMLGCIAVTASFKKQSQIGNAYGTAVVLVMLVTTLLMVLIMLLVWHCHWILVLIFTFLSFFVELSYFSAVIFKIDEGGWVPLIIAAISLLVMSVWHYATVKKYEFEMHSKVSMSWILGLGPSLGLVRVPGIGLVYTELASGVPHIFSHFITNLPAIHSVVVFVCVKYLPVYTVPEEERFLVKRIGPKTFRMFRCVARYGYKDLHKKDDDFENKLLTKLSSFIRIETMMEPTSNSSTYSSTYSVNHTQDSTVDLIHNNNNHNHNNNMDMFSSMVDYTVSTLDTIVSAESLHNTVSFSQDNTVEEEETDELEFLKTCKESGVVHIMGNTVVKARTGSWLPKKIAIDYVYAFLAKICRANSVILHVPHETLLNVGQVFYV, from the exons atggCGGAAAGAGTCGAAGCATCATCTGTACCAGAAGGAGAAAATAcaatagaagaaagagaagtagGAGCTATGTGGGAATTAGAGCAGAAACTTGATCAACCCATGGATGAAGAAGCTAATAAGCTCAACAACATGTATAGAGAAAAG ggATTATCAATGTTGATGCTTCTAAGGCTCTCTTTTCAAAGTCTAGGGATAGTTTATGGAGATTTAGGGACGTCTCCATTGTATGTGTTTTACAATACATTCCCTGACGGAATTGATGATAGTGAAGATGTAATCGGAGCTCTTTCTTTGATCATTTACTCTCTTTTGCTTATTCCTCTCATCAAGTATGTGTTCATTGTCTGCAAAGCTAATGATAATGGTCAAG GTGGGACTTTAGCTATATATTCGTTGCTTTGTAGACATGCTAAAGTGAAACTAATCCCGAATCAGCACCGTAGTGATGAGGATCTCACGACTTATAGTCGAACTGTATCCGCTGAAGGGTCTTTTGCtgctaaaaccaagaaatgGTTGGAGGGTAAAGAATGGAGGAAGAGAGCTCTTCTTGTCGTTGTTCTTCTCGGTACTTGTATGATGATCGGTGATGGTATCTTAACTCCAGCTATCTCCGGTAAagcttctttgctttttttcttcttaaggttaaccaaaaaagatgataataGTTTGCAAAATCATCTTCTTACAGTTCTTTCAGCAACTGGTGGGATCAAAGTAAACAATCCAAAAATGAGCGGCG ATATCGTCGTGCTTGTGGCAATTGTCATTTTGATAGGATTGTTCAGTATGCAACACTATGGTACAGACAAAGTCGGATGGCTCTTTGCACCTATCGTGCTTATTTGGTTCCTCTTCATTGGAGCCACTGGGATGTACAACATCTGCAAGTATGACACAAGCGTTTTAAAAGCGTTTTCgcctacatatatatacttgtacTTCAAAAGACGAGGTCGAGATGGTTGGATATCGCTCGGTGGCATTCTTCTCAGCATAACAG GCACGGAGGCACTATACGCAGACATTGCCTATTTCCCCTTACTAGCGATACAGCTCGCCTTTACGTTTTTTGTGTTCCCTTGTCTTCTTCTAGCATACTGTGGACAAGCTGCTTATCTTGTGATTCATAAGGAACATTATCAAGACGCGTTCTATGCATCTATCCCGG ATAGTGTCTATTGGCCAATGTTTATAGTCGCGACAGGAGCTGCTATTGTTGGGAGCCAAGCTACGATCTCCGGGACTTATTCGATCGTCAAGCAGGCCGTGGCTCATGGATGTTTTCCTCGAGTAAAAATTGTTCATACTTCCAAGAAGTTCCTCGGTCAGATCTATTGTCCTGATATTAACTGGATACTCATGCTCGGCTGCATCGCGGTTACTGCTAGTTTCAAAAAGCAGAGCCAAATAGGAAATGCATACG GGACTGCGGTTGTTCTCGTGATGCTTGTGACCACATTACTAATGGTGCTGATAATGCTACTCGTGTGGCATTGCCACTGGATCCTTGTCCTTATATTCAcctttctctccttctttgtGGAGTTATCGTACTTCTCAGCCGTGATCTTTAAAATCGATGAAGGAGGATGGGTGCCGCTCATCATAGCAGCGATATCTCTTTTAGTAATGTCAGTCTGGCATTACGCAACAGTCAAGAAATATGAGTTTGAAATGCACAGTAAAGTGTCCATGAGTTGGATACTCGGCCTCGGTCCCAGCCTCGGGCTTGTCCGTGTCCCGGGGATCGGGTTAGTCTACACGGAATTAGCAAGTGGTGTTCCTCACATTTTCTCTCATTTCATCACCAACCTCCCCGCGATTCATTCGGTTGTAGTCTTTGTCTGCGTCAAGTACCTTCCGGTTTACACCGTCCCTGAAGAAGAGAGGTTTCTTGTGAAGAGAATCGGACCAAAAACATTCCGGATGTTCCGATGTGTAGCCAG ATATGGTTACAAAGATCTACACAAGAAAGACGATGATTTCGAGAACAAACTGCTGACTAAACTCTCCTCATTCATTCGAATCGAAACTATGATGGAGCCAACTTCAAACTCAAGCACCTACAGCAGCACGTATTCCGTCAACCATACACAAGATTCCACCGTAGACTTgatccacaacaacaacaaccacaaccacaacaacaacatggaTATGTTCTCATCGATGGTGGACTACACGGTATCAACTTTAGACACGATAGTTTCCGCTGAATCACTGCATAACACGGTGAGTTTCAGTCAGGACAACACGgtagaggaggaggagacggATGAGTTGGAGTTTCTAAAGACTTGTAAAGAGTCAGGTGTTGTTCATATAATGGGGAACACCGTGGTGAAAGCAAGAACTGGATCATGGCTTCCAAAAAAGATTGCGATTGATTATGTTTATGCATTTCTTGCTAAGATTTGTAGGGCCAATAGTGTTATCTTACATGTTCCTCATGAAACCCTTTTAAACGTTGGACAAGTCTTttatgtttag
- the KUP9 gene encoding K+ uptake permease 9 (K+ uptake permease 9 (KUP9); FUNCTIONS IN: potassium ion transmembrane transporter activity; INVOLVED IN: potassium ion transport; LOCATED IN: membrane; EXPRESSED IN: 23 plant structures; EXPRESSED DURING: 11 growth stages; CONTAINS InterPro DOMAIN/s: Potassium uptake protein, kup (InterPro:IPR018519), K+ potassium transporter (InterPro:IPR003855); BEST Arabidopsis thaliana protein match is: K+ uptake permease 11 (TAIR:AT2G35060.1).), with amino-acid sequence MAERVEASSVPEGENTIEEREVGAMWELEQKLDQPMDEEANKLNNMYREKGLSMLMLLRLSFQSLGIVYGDLGTSPLYVFYNTFPDGIDDSEDVIGALSLIIYSLLLIPLIKYVFIVCKANDNGQGGTLAIYSLLCRHAKVKLIPNQHRSDEDLTTYSRTVSAEGSFAAKTKKWLEGKEWRKRALLVVVLLGTCMMIGDGILTPAISVLSATGGIKVNNPKMSGDIVVLVAIVILIGLFSMQHYGTDKVGWLFAPIVLIWFLFIGATGMYNICKYDTSVLKAFSPTYIYLYFKRRGRDGWISLGGILLSITGTEALYADIAYFPLLAIQLAFTFFVFPCLLLAYCGQAAYLVIHKEHYQDAFYASIPDSVYWPMFIVATGAAIVGSQATISGTYSIVKQAVAHGCFPRVKIVHTSKKFLGQIYCPDINWILMLGCIAVTASFKKQSQIGNAYGTAVVLVMLVTTLLMVLIMLLVWHCHWILVLIFTFLSFFVELSYFSAVIFKIDEGGWVPLIIAAISLLVMSVWHYATVKKYEFEMHSKVSMSWILGLGPSLGLVRVPGIGLVYTELASGVPHIFSHFITNLPAIHSVVVFVCVKYLPVYTVPEEERFLVKRIGPKTFRMFRCVARYGYKDLHKKDDDFENKLLTKLSSFIRIETMMEPTSNSSTYSSTYSVNHTQDSTVDLIHNNNNHNHNNNMDMFSSMVDYTVSTLDTIVSAESLHNTVSFSQDNTVEEEETDELEFLKTCKESGVVHIMGNTVVKARTGSWLPKKIAIDYVYAFLAKICRANSVILHVPHETLLNVGQVFYV; translated from the exons atggCGGAAAGAGTCGAAGCATCATCTGTACCAGAAGGAGAAAATAcaatagaagaaagagaagtagGAGCTATGTGGGAATTAGAGCAGAAACTTGATCAACCCATGGATGAAGAAGCTAATAAGCTCAACAACATGTATAGAGAAAAG ggATTATCAATGTTGATGCTTCTAAGGCTCTCTTTTCAAAGTCTAGGGATAGTTTATGGAGATTTAGGGACGTCTCCATTGTATGTGTTTTACAATACATTCCCTGACGGAATTGATGATAGTGAAGATGTAATCGGAGCTCTTTCTTTGATCATTTACTCTCTTTTGCTTATTCCTCTCATCAAGTATGTGTTCATTGTCTGCAAAGCTAATGATAATGGTCAAG GTGGGACTTTAGCTATATATTCGTTGCTTTGTAGACATGCTAAAGTGAAACTAATCCCGAATCAGCACCGTAGTGATGAGGATCTCACGACTTATAGTCGAACTGTATCCGCTGAAGGGTCTTTTGCtgctaaaaccaagaaatgGTTGGAGGGTAAAGAATGGAGGAAGAGAGCTCTTCTTGTCGTTGTTCTTCTCGGTACTTGTATGATGATCGGTGATGGTATCTTAACTCCAGCTATCTCCG TTCTTTCAGCAACTGGTGGGATCAAAGTAAACAATCCAAAAATGAGCGGCG ATATCGTCGTGCTTGTGGCAATTGTCATTTTGATAGGATTGTTCAGTATGCAACACTATGGTACAGACAAAGTCGGATGGCTCTTTGCACCTATCGTGCTTATTTGGTTCCTCTTCATTGGAGCCACTGGGATGTACAACATCTGCAAGTATGACACAAGCGTTTTAAAAGCGTTTTCgcctacatatatatacttgtacTTCAAAAGACGAGGTCGAGATGGTTGGATATCGCTCGGTGGCATTCTTCTCAGCATAACAG GCACGGAGGCACTATACGCAGACATTGCCTATTTCCCCTTACTAGCGATACAGCTCGCCTTTACGTTTTTTGTGTTCCCTTGTCTTCTTCTAGCATACTGTGGACAAGCTGCTTATCTTGTGATTCATAAGGAACATTATCAAGACGCGTTCTATGCATCTATCCCGG ATAGTGTCTATTGGCCAATGTTTATAGTCGCGACAGGAGCTGCTATTGTTGGGAGCCAAGCTACGATCTCCGGGACTTATTCGATCGTCAAGCAGGCCGTGGCTCATGGATGTTTTCCTCGAGTAAAAATTGTTCATACTTCCAAGAAGTTCCTCGGTCAGATCTATTGTCCTGATATTAACTGGATACTCATGCTCGGCTGCATCGCGGTTACTGCTAGTTTCAAAAAGCAGAGCCAAATAGGAAATGCATACG GGACTGCGGTTGTTCTCGTGATGCTTGTGACCACATTACTAATGGTGCTGATAATGCTACTCGTGTGGCATTGCCACTGGATCCTTGTCCTTATATTCAcctttctctccttctttgtGGAGTTATCGTACTTCTCAGCCGTGATCTTTAAAATCGATGAAGGAGGATGGGTGCCGCTCATCATAGCAGCGATATCTCTTTTAGTAATGTCAGTCTGGCATTACGCAACAGTCAAGAAATATGAGTTTGAAATGCACAGTAAAGTGTCCATGAGTTGGATACTCGGCCTCGGTCCCAGCCTCGGGCTTGTCCGTGTCCCGGGGATCGGGTTAGTCTACACGGAATTAGCAAGTGGTGTTCCTCACATTTTCTCTCATTTCATCACCAACCTCCCCGCGATTCATTCGGTTGTAGTCTTTGTCTGCGTCAAGTACCTTCCGGTTTACACCGTCCCTGAAGAAGAGAGGTTTCTTGTGAAGAGAATCGGACCAAAAACATTCCGGATGTTCCGATGTGTAGCCAG ATATGGTTACAAAGATCTACACAAGAAAGACGATGATTTCGAGAACAAACTGCTGACTAAACTCTCCTCATTCATTCGAATCGAAACTATGATGGAGCCAACTTCAAACTCAAGCACCTACAGCAGCACGTATTCCGTCAACCATACACAAGATTCCACCGTAGACTTgatccacaacaacaacaaccacaaccacaacaacaacatggaTATGTTCTCATCGATGGTGGACTACACGGTATCAACTTTAGACACGATAGTTTCCGCTGAATCACTGCATAACACGGTGAGTTTCAGTCAGGACAACACGgtagaggaggaggagacggATGAGTTGGAGTTTCTAAAGACTTGTAAAGAGTCAGGTGTTGTTCATATAATGGGGAACACCGTGGTGAAAGCAAGAACTGGATCATGGCTTCCAAAAAAGATTGCGATTGATTATGTTTATGCATTTCTTGCTAAGATTTGTAGGGCCAATAGTGTTATCTTACATGTTCCTCATGAAACCCTTTTAAACGTTGGACAAGTCTTttatgtttag
- the KUP9 gene encoding K+ uptake permease 9 (K+ uptake permease 9 (KUP9); FUNCTIONS IN: potassium ion transmembrane transporter activity; INVOLVED IN: potassium ion transport; LOCATED IN: membrane; EXPRESSED IN: 23 plant structures; EXPRESSED DURING: 11 growth stages; CONTAINS InterPro DOMAIN/s: K+ potassium transporter (InterPro:IPR003855), Potassium uptake protein, kup (InterPro:IPR018519); BEST Arabidopsis thaliana protein match is: K+ uptake permease 11 (TAIR:AT2G35060.1); Has 3475 Blast hits to 3395 proteins in 1034 species: Archae - 15; Bacteria - 2396; Metazoa - 1; Fungi - 102; Plants - 819; Viruses - 4; Other Eukaryotes - 138 (source: NCBI BLink).), protein MAERVEASSVPEGENTIEEREVGAMWELEQKLDQPMDEEANKLNNMYREKGLSMLMLLRLSFQSLGIVYGDLGTSPLYVFYNTFPDGIDDSEDVIGALSLIIYSLLLIPLIKYVFIVCKANDNGQGGTLAIYSLLCRHAKVKLIPNQHRSDEDLTTYSRTVSAEGSFAAKTKKWLEGKEWRKRALLVVVLLGTCMMIGDGILTPAISVLSATGGIKVNNPKMSGDIVVLVAIVILIGLFSMQHYGTDKVGWLFAPIVLIWFLFIGATGMYNICKYDTSVLKAFSPTYIYLYFKRRGRDGWISLGGILLSITGTEALYADIAYFPLLAIQLAFTFFVFPCLLLAYCGQAAYLVIHKEHYQDAFYASIPDSVYWPMFIVATGAAIVGSQATISGTYSIVKQAVAHGCFPRVKIVHTSKKFLGQIYCPDINWILMLGCIAVTASFKKQSQIGNAYGKMTTTSKYKKNYFSQWTAVVLVMLVTTLLMVLIMLLVWHCHWILVLIFTFLSFFVELSYFSAVIFKIDEGGWVPLIIAAISLLVMSVWHYATVKKYEFEMHSKVSMSWILGLGPSLGLVRVPGIGLVYTELASGVPHIFSHFITNLPAIHSVVVFVCVKYLPVYTVPEEERFLVKRIGPKTFRMFRCVARYGYKDLHKKDDDFENKLLTKLSSFIRIETMMEPTSNSSTYSSTYSVNHTQDSTVDLIHNNNNHNHNNNMDMFSSMVDYTVSTLDTIVSAESLHNTVSFSQDNTVEEEETDELEFLKTCKESGVVHIMGNTVVKARTGSWLPKKIAIDYVYAFLAKICRANSVILHVPHETLLNVGQVFYV, encoded by the exons atggCGGAAAGAGTCGAAGCATCATCTGTACCAGAAGGAGAAAATAcaatagaagaaagagaagtagGAGCTATGTGGGAATTAGAGCAGAAACTTGATCAACCCATGGATGAAGAAGCTAATAAGCTCAACAACATGTATAGAGAAAAG ggATTATCAATGTTGATGCTTCTAAGGCTCTCTTTTCAAAGTCTAGGGATAGTTTATGGAGATTTAGGGACGTCTCCATTGTATGTGTTTTACAATACATTCCCTGACGGAATTGATGATAGTGAAGATGTAATCGGAGCTCTTTCTTTGATCATTTACTCTCTTTTGCTTATTCCTCTCATCAAGTATGTGTTCATTGTCTGCAAAGCTAATGATAATGGTCAAG GTGGGACTTTAGCTATATATTCGTTGCTTTGTAGACATGCTAAAGTGAAACTAATCCCGAATCAGCACCGTAGTGATGAGGATCTCACGACTTATAGTCGAACTGTATCCGCTGAAGGGTCTTTTGCtgctaaaaccaagaaatgGTTGGAGGGTAAAGAATGGAGGAAGAGAGCTCTTCTTGTCGTTGTTCTTCTCGGTACTTGTATGATGATCGGTGATGGTATCTTAACTCCAGCTATCTCCG TTCTTTCAGCAACTGGTGGGATCAAAGTAAACAATCCAAAAATGAGCGGCG ATATCGTCGTGCTTGTGGCAATTGTCATTTTGATAGGATTGTTCAGTATGCAACACTATGGTACAGACAAAGTCGGATGGCTCTTTGCACCTATCGTGCTTATTTGGTTCCTCTTCATTGGAGCCACTGGGATGTACAACATCTGCAAGTATGACACAAGCGTTTTAAAAGCGTTTTCgcctacatatatatacttgtacTTCAAAAGACGAGGTCGAGATGGTTGGATATCGCTCGGTGGCATTCTTCTCAGCATAACAG GCACGGAGGCACTATACGCAGACATTGCCTATTTCCCCTTACTAGCGATACAGCTCGCCTTTACGTTTTTTGTGTTCCCTTGTCTTCTTCTAGCATACTGTGGACAAGCTGCTTATCTTGTGATTCATAAGGAACATTATCAAGACGCGTTCTATGCATCTATCCCGG ATAGTGTCTATTGGCCAATGTTTATAGTCGCGACAGGAGCTGCTATTGTTGGGAGCCAAGCTACGATCTCCGGGACTTATTCGATCGTCAAGCAGGCCGTGGCTCATGGATGTTTTCCTCGAGTAAAAATTGTTCATACTTCCAAGAAGTTCCTCGGTCAGATCTATTGTCCTGATATTAACTGGATACTCATGCTCGGCTGCATCGCGGTTACTGCTAGTTTCAAAAAGCAGAGCCAAATAGGAAATGCATACGGTAAGAtgacaacaacttcaaaatacaagaaaaattattttagtcaAT GGACTGCGGTTGTTCTCGTGATGCTTGTGACCACATTACTAATGGTGCTGATAATGCTACTCGTGTGGCATTGCCACTGGATCCTTGTCCTTATATTCAcctttctctccttctttgtGGAGTTATCGTACTTCTCAGCCGTGATCTTTAAAATCGATGAAGGAGGATGGGTGCCGCTCATCATAGCAGCGATATCTCTTTTAGTAATGTCAGTCTGGCATTACGCAACAGTCAAGAAATATGAGTTTGAAATGCACAGTAAAGTGTCCATGAGTTGGATACTCGGCCTCGGTCCCAGCCTCGGGCTTGTCCGTGTCCCGGGGATCGGGTTAGTCTACACGGAATTAGCAAGTGGTGTTCCTCACATTTTCTCTCATTTCATCACCAACCTCCCCGCGATTCATTCGGTTGTAGTCTTTGTCTGCGTCAAGTACCTTCCGGTTTACACCGTCCCTGAAGAAGAGAGGTTTCTTGTGAAGAGAATCGGACCAAAAACATTCCGGATGTTCCGATGTGTAGCCAG ATATGGTTACAAAGATCTACACAAGAAAGACGATGATTTCGAGAACAAACTGCTGACTAAACTCTCCTCATTCATTCGAATCGAAACTATGATGGAGCCAACTTCAAACTCAAGCACCTACAGCAGCACGTATTCCGTCAACCATACACAAGATTCCACCGTAGACTTgatccacaacaacaacaaccacaaccacaacaacaacatggaTATGTTCTCATCGATGGTGGACTACACGGTATCAACTTTAGACACGATAGTTTCCGCTGAATCACTGCATAACACGGTGAGTTTCAGTCAGGACAACACGgtagaggaggaggagacggATGAGTTGGAGTTTCTAAAGACTTGTAAAGAGTCAGGTGTTGTTCATATAATGGGGAACACCGTGGTGAAAGCAAGAACTGGATCATGGCTTCCAAAAAAGATTGCGATTGATTATGTTTATGCATTTCTTGCTAAGATTTGTAGGGCCAATAGTGTTATCTTACATGTTCCTCATGAAACCCTTTTAAACGTTGGACAAGTCTTttatgtttag
- the KUP9 gene encoding K+ uptake permease 9 — MSGDIVVLVAIVILIGLFSMQHYGTDKVGWLFAPIVLIWFLFIGATGMYNICKYDTSVLKAFSPTYIYLYFKRRGRDGWISLGGILLSITGTEALYADIAYFPLLAIQLAFTFFVFPCLLLAYCGQAAYLVIHKEHYQDAFYASIPDSVYWPMFIVATGAAIVGSQATISGTYSIVKQAVAHGCFPRVKIVHTSKKFLGQIYCPDINWILMLGCIAVTASFKKQSQIGNAYGTAVVLVMLVTTLLMVLIMLLVWHCHWILVLIFTFLSFFVELSYFSAVIFKIDEGGWVPLIIAAISLLVMSVWHYATVKKYEFEMHSKVSMSWILGLGPSLGLVRVPGIGLVYTELASGVPHIFSHFITNLPAIHSVVVFVCVKYLPVYTVPEEERFLVKRIGPKTFRMFRCVARYGYKDLHKKDDDFENKLLTKLSSFIRIETMMEPTSNSSTYSSTYSVNHTQDSTVDLIHNNNNHNHNNNMDMFSSMVDYTVSTLDTIVSAESLHNTVSFSQDNTVEEEETDELEFLKTCKESGVVHIMGNTVVKARTGSWLPKKIAIDYVYAFLAKICRANSVILHVPHETLLNVGQVFYV; from the exons ATGAGCGGCG ATATCGTCGTGCTTGTGGCAATTGTCATTTTGATAGGATTGTTCAGTATGCAACACTATGGTACAGACAAAGTCGGATGGCTCTTTGCACCTATCGTGCTTATTTGGTTCCTCTTCATTGGAGCCACTGGGATGTACAACATCTGCAAGTATGACACAAGCGTTTTAAAAGCGTTTTCgcctacatatatatacttgtacTTCAAAAGACGAGGTCGAGATGGTTGGATATCGCTCGGTGGCATTCTTCTCAGCATAACAG GCACGGAGGCACTATACGCAGACATTGCCTATTTCCCCTTACTAGCGATACAGCTCGCCTTTACGTTTTTTGTGTTCCCTTGTCTTCTTCTAGCATACTGTGGACAAGCTGCTTATCTTGTGATTCATAAGGAACATTATCAAGACGCGTTCTATGCATCTATCCCGG ATAGTGTCTATTGGCCAATGTTTATAGTCGCGACAGGAGCTGCTATTGTTGGGAGCCAAGCTACGATCTCCGGGACTTATTCGATCGTCAAGCAGGCCGTGGCTCATGGATGTTTTCCTCGAGTAAAAATTGTTCATACTTCCAAGAAGTTCCTCGGTCAGATCTATTGTCCTGATATTAACTGGATACTCATGCTCGGCTGCATCGCGGTTACTGCTAGTTTCAAAAAGCAGAGCCAAATAGGAAATGCATACG GGACTGCGGTTGTTCTCGTGATGCTTGTGACCACATTACTAATGGTGCTGATAATGCTACTCGTGTGGCATTGCCACTGGATCCTTGTCCTTATATTCAcctttctctccttctttgtGGAGTTATCGTACTTCTCAGCCGTGATCTTTAAAATCGATGAAGGAGGATGGGTGCCGCTCATCATAGCAGCGATATCTCTTTTAGTAATGTCAGTCTGGCATTACGCAACAGTCAAGAAATATGAGTTTGAAATGCACAGTAAAGTGTCCATGAGTTGGATACTCGGCCTCGGTCCCAGCCTCGGGCTTGTCCGTGTCCCGGGGATCGGGTTAGTCTACACGGAATTAGCAAGTGGTGTTCCTCACATTTTCTCTCATTTCATCACCAACCTCCCCGCGATTCATTCGGTTGTAGTCTTTGTCTGCGTCAAGTACCTTCCGGTTTACACCGTCCCTGAAGAAGAGAGGTTTCTTGTGAAGAGAATCGGACCAAAAACATTCCGGATGTTCCGATGTGTAGCCAG ATATGGTTACAAAGATCTACACAAGAAAGACGATGATTTCGAGAACAAACTGCTGACTAAACTCTCCTCATTCATTCGAATCGAAACTATGATGGAGCCAACTTCAAACTCAAGCACCTACAGCAGCACGTATTCCGTCAACCATACACAAGATTCCACCGTAGACTTgatccacaacaacaacaaccacaaccacaacaacaacatggaTATGTTCTCATCGATGGTGGACTACACGGTATCAACTTTAGACACGATAGTTTCCGCTGAATCACTGCATAACACGGTGAGTTTCAGTCAGGACAACACGgtagaggaggaggagacggATGAGTTGGAGTTTCTAAAGACTTGTAAAGAGTCAGGTGTTGTTCATATAATGGGGAACACCGTGGTGAAAGCAAGAACTGGATCATGGCTTCCAAAAAAGATTGCGATTGATTATGTTTATGCATTTCTTGCTAAGATTTGTAGGGCCAATAGTGTTATCTTACATGTTCCTCATGAAACCCTTTTAAACGTTGGACAAGTCTTttatgtttag